One Ammoniphilus sp. CFH 90114 genomic region harbors:
- a CDS encoding NUDIX domain-containing protein, which translates to MGFDQWRRLKSHIPFHERYIRVRKDILMSPEGVETDYVFLEDEIPGTVVVLAITDEQKIALVRQYRYPIQCHQYNLPGGAIDAGEEPEEAARRELREETGIIAEEWTALGMYHPMASHHTRKAYLFIAKGLTFGEQYLDPFEDIRVEFLPIKQVVEWIHNLQLTDIELGYAVLLARSKGYIE; encoded by the coding sequence TTGGGTTTCGACCAATGGCGGCGATTAAAAAGCCATATCCCTTTTCATGAGCGGTACATACGTGTACGTAAGGATATCCTGATGTCTCCTGAAGGCGTGGAGACGGATTATGTATTTTTAGAGGATGAGATTCCTGGAACGGTTGTGGTGCTGGCGATTACGGATGAACAGAAAATTGCCCTTGTTAGACAATATCGCTACCCCATCCAATGCCATCAGTACAATCTCCCTGGTGGGGCTATTGATGCTGGCGAAGAGCCAGAAGAGGCTGCGCGTCGAGAACTCAGGGAGGAAACAGGAATCATAGCAGAGGAGTGGACAGCATTAGGGATGTATCATCCCATGGCCTCTCATCATACAAGGAAAGCCTATCTTTTTATAGCAAAAGGGTTAACTTTTGGGGAGCAGTATTTGGATCCTTTTGAAGATATTCGCGTCGAGTTTCTTCCTATAAAACAGGTTGTGGAATGGATTCATAACCTTCAATTGACCGACATAGAACTTGGATATGCTGTTTTGCTAGCTCGATCCAAGGGATATATAGAGTAA
- a CDS encoding DUF1146 family protein, which yields MGLGSTGLINIFLSLIFISISWWAIQCFRLDLFVKDYKSAQVKALQILLSIALGHGVARFFMDYLGWSMMLKQLFMS from the coding sequence ATGGGTCTTGGATCCACAGGATTAATTAATATTTTTTTATCTCTAATTTTTATTAGTATCAGCTGGTGGGCGATTCAATGCTTTCGTCTGGATCTCTTTGTTAAGGATTATAAGAGTGCGCAAGTGAAGGCGCTGCAGATCCTGCTGTCGATTGCCCTCGGGCACGGTGTGGCCAGATTCTTCATGGACTACCTGGGTTGGTCTATGATGTTGAAGCAATTATTTATGTCTTAA
- a CDS encoding response regulator, with amino-acid sequence MRVLIVDDAMFMRVTLKQMLLNGGYEVVGEASSGIEAINQYKLLSPDVVLMDIFMPELDGISALKEIKQYNEKAKIIICSAVSHRKSVIEAIQAGAIDFLAKPIHQETLILSIEKAQHQGLMQTERGIQIS; translated from the coding sequence ATGCGAGTACTAATTGTAGATGACGCAATGTTTATGCGTGTGACGTTGAAACAAATGTTGTTGAATGGAGGATATGAGGTGGTGGGGGAGGCATCAAGCGGCATCGAGGCAATTAATCAGTATAAGTTGCTATCTCCTGATGTGGTATTAATGGATATTTTCATGCCAGAACTAGATGGAATCTCAGCCCTTAAGGAGATTAAGCAGTATAACGAGAAAGCAAAGATTATTATTTGCTCGGCTGTTTCGCATCGGAAATCCGTCATCGAAGCGATTCAAGCAGGAGCGATCGACTTCCTTGCCAAGCCCATTCATCAAGAAACTTTAATATTAAGCATTGAGAAAGCACAACACCAAGGACTTATGCAAACGGAAAGGGGAATCCAAATCTCTTGA